Proteins from a genomic interval of Candidatus Woesearchaeota archaeon:
- a CDS encoding peptide chain release factor aRF-1 — protein MSLTSQQQYELKKFIKELEKHKGRHTEFVSVYVPEGYDMNKIMNHLAQEQGTASNIKSSATRKNVTDALERMIQHLRVVGRTPLHGLAVFSGNVTEREGQQDFRVWSIEPPIPLKTRIYRCDKEFQLDLLREMLEAKELYAMVVMDRREGDLAYLKGKSIIPVASTKSNVPGKTRAGGQSSARFMRLREDAAKEFYKKIGRMMTEEFFKKENLKGILVGGPGPTKYDFVDGDFITNDLKKKIIAIKDLSYTGSFGLQELLERCEDVLAQEEVIEEKKLVGKFLLLLATKPGMVVYGEQETMQHVQNGTVDTLLLSEELDEQLMEKFEEEAKKLGTVVKIISTETREGIQLRDIGRIAAILRYEIHE, from the coding sequence ATGTCACTCACTAGTCAACAACAATACGAACTGAAAAAATTTATCAAGGAACTCGAAAAACATAAAGGAAGGCATACTGAGTTTGTTTCAGTCTATGTCCCTGAAGGATATGATATGAATAAGATCATGAATCATCTTGCACAGGAACAGGGAACAGCAAGCAACATAAAATCATCTGCAACCAGGAAAAATGTTACTGATGCACTCGAAAGAATGATTCAACATCTTAGAGTTGTTGGAAGGACACCTCTGCACGGGCTAGCGGTATTTTCAGGGAACGTGACAGAGCGAGAGGGACAACAGGATTTTCGGGTGTGGAGCATCGAACCTCCCATACCCTTGAAAACTCGTATCTATCGCTGTGACAAGGAATTTCAATTAGACTTGCTTCGCGAGATGTTGGAAGCTAAAGAACTCTATGCCATGGTCGTCATGGATAGAAGAGAAGGTGATTTGGCATACCTTAAAGGGAAAAGTATTATTCCTGTTGCCTCTACCAAATCAAATGTGCCAGGAAAAACTAGGGCAGGTGGACAATCTTCTGCGCGATTTATGAGGCTACGAGAAGATGCTGCAAAAGAGTTTTACAAAAAGATCGGTAGAATGATGACCGAAGAGTTTTTCAAAAAAGAAAATCTCAAAGGAATTCTGGTCGGAGGACCAGGACCAACAAAGTACGATTTTGTTGATGGAGATTTTATCACGAATGATTTAAAGAAGAAGATCATCGCTATCAAAGATTTAAGCTACACAGGATCATTTGGCTTGCAAGAGTTATTGGAGAGATGTGAAGATGTGCTTGCTCAAGAAGAAGTAATAGAAGAAAAGAAACTCGTTGGAAAGTTTCTTCTATTGCTTGCTACAAAACCAGGCATGGTTGTTTACGGTGAGCAAGAAACCATGCAGCATGTTCAGAACGGAACGGTTGATACCTTGCTTTTATCTGAAGAGCTTGATGAGCAATTGATGGAAAAATTTGAAGAAGAGGCAAAAAAATTAGGGACAGTGGTAAAGATCATTTCAACAGAAACACGAGAAGGTATCCAACTTCGTGATATCGGCAGAATTGCTGCTATCCTCCGCTATGAGATTCACGAGTAA
- a CDS encoding NAD+ synthase → MDEKKVYQNLIRNIRTYFNQHKHKKAVIGLSGGIDSSLSCKLVVDALGPENVTGLLMPEEGLTNVQNIRDAEKLCHLLKATHHIQPINPFLKAFTTVAWKSSPLALANTKSRIRAVLLYNYANSTNSLVIGTSNKSELMLGYFTKYGDGAVDLEVIGSLYKTEVIALATYLKLPPPIITKVPTAELFPGQIDKDDLKAEYAVIDKILQLIEEGKQTKAIIAVGFAQTLVEHVVGLIQKNKHKLVPPPTIMY, encoded by the coding sequence ATGGATGAAAAAAAAGTTTATCAAAATCTCATCAGAAATATACGTACGTATTTTAATCAGCATAAGCACAAAAAAGCAGTCATAGGCCTGAGTGGTGGCATTGATAGTTCCCTCTCCTGTAAACTCGTGGTTGATGCGCTTGGTCCTGAAAATGTCACTGGACTACTCATGCCTGAGGAAGGATTAACGAATGTTCAGAACATCCGAGATGCAGAAAAACTCTGTCATCTATTGAAAGCAACTCACCACATACAGCCCATTAATCCTTTTCTCAAAGCCTTCACAACAGTAGCATGGAAATCATCACCACTTGCACTGGCGAATACAAAATCACGGATACGAGCCGTACTGCTCTACAACTATGCAAACAGTACGAACAGCCTCGTGATTGGTACGAGTAATAAAAGTGAATTGATGTTAGGCTATTTCACGAAGTATGGAGATGGTGCTGTTGATCTTGAAGTTATTGGAAGTTTGTACAAAACTGAAGTAATTGCTTTGGCAACATATCTGAAACTTCCTCCACCGATCATTACGAAAGTACCGACAGCAGAGCTCTTTCCAGGGCAAATTGATAAGGATGACTTAAAGGCAGAGTATGCTGTTATTGATAAAATTCTACAGCTTATTGAAGAAGGAAAACAGACGAAAGCAATTATTGCAGTAGGGTTTGCTCAAACCTTGGTTGAGCATGTTGTTGGCTTAATCCAAAAAAATAAGCACAAGTTGGTACCACCACCAACGATAATGTACTAG
- a CDS encoding RHS repeat-associated core domain-containing protein translates to MRSNYQKRILTFFLLIIVLGFLLVMNVWAKKSPLLITQTTQLSKNSTNSSPQDRGIVVINIPEDNESLQDNTSPEKEPLPDTSIVQPITREIQYQDDQPEQESAKIDTQSNEYRQESVSKNTSTFYVIGSSLLAEIDQDNNYRYIHGDHLNSVSLRTDERGTVKTSIEYYPFGEVLREHSEASRLLYTGKEQDKDTGLYYYGQRYYLPSAGRFISVDVWEGQLTNPQTLNKYVYALNNPISFVDEQGLKPRHGATVNDHLHTSPTSGYTYYGEKPMFLTVYDAALLPLKYYNEYKATQRDFATLRATIENAYWQSRSFYPRPVLPADYYVTHTFDVPRDFVLKTLKQTQSGREFEHFRIFTNSRWEGKGGILSLDGQPVTPEEQALYLKLSTETNPPRTETIYRPIFQASFTEPDSSFTQDAPIDATSVMVPVKIEYEWIIKE, encoded by the coding sequence ATGCGAAGTAATTATCAAAAGCGGATACTGACATTTTTTCTCTTAATCATTGTTCTTGGATTTCTTTTAGTTATGAATGTTTGGGCAAAAAAATCTCCACTACTAATAACCCAGACCACTCAGTTGTCTAAGAATAGTACAAACAGCTCACCACAAGACAGAGGCATAGTAGTAATAAATATTCCAGAAGATAATGAATCATTGCAGGATAATACCTCACCGGAAAAGGAACCATTGCCAGATACATCTATAGTCCAACCAATTACTCGAGAAATCCAGTATCAGGATGATCAACCTGAGCAAGAATCAGCAAAAATTGATACACAAAGCAATGAATATCGACAAGAAAGTGTAAGTAAGAACACCTCTACGTTTTATGTCATTGGATCAAGTTTACTTGCCGAGATCGACCAGGATAATAATTACCGTTATATTCATGGTGATCATCTGAACAGCGTTTCTCTACGGACAGATGAAAGAGGAACAGTAAAAACATCCATCGAATATTATCCCTTTGGTGAAGTCCTTCGCGAGCACAGCGAAGCATCACGATTATTGTATACCGGAAAAGAACAGGACAAGGATACTGGTCTCTACTACTACGGCCAGCGCTATTATCTTCCTTCTGCTGGACGATTTATTAGTGTTGATGTGTGGGAAGGTCAATTAACCAATCCCCAAACCTTAAACAAATATGTCTATGCCTTAAACAATCCTATCTCGTTCGTAGATGAGCAAGGGTTGAAACCACGTCATGGGGCCACGGTTAATGATCATCTCCATACAAGCCCAACGTCTGGATATACTTATTACGGTGAAAAGCCAATGTTTTTAACGGTTTACGATGCTGCGCTCCTTCCTCTTAAGTATTACAACGAGTATAAAGCTACCCAACGGGACTTTGCTACCCTGCGGGCAACGATTGAGAATGCCTATTGGCAAAGCAGAAGTTTTTACCCAAGACCAGTATTACCTGCTGATTATTATGTGACTCATACCTTTGATGTACCTCGTGATTTTGTTCTCAAAACACTCAAACAGACGCAATCTGGCAGAGAGTTTGAGCATTTTCGCATATTCACGAACTCACGGTGGGAGGGAAAAGGTGGCATTCTCTCCTTAGATGGTCAACCGGTTACGCCAGAAGAACAGGCATTGTATCTCAAACTCTCCACTGAGACAAATCCTCCACGAACAGAGACTATCTATAGACCCATTTTTCAGGCTTCGTTTACTGAACCAGATTCAAGTTTTACACAAGACGCACCGATTGATGCAACGAGCGTGATGGTTCCTGTCAAAATAGAATATGAATGGATCATCAAAGAATGA
- a CDS encoding lamin tail domain-containing protein — protein MVTPAAAITEPEPASFSPYDDYITYDLSTGDVGIRIPLVTVPGRNGLDFPVILEYNAGISVMQDASWVGLGWKLDTGSIERTTSAIPDDYDSATHGNNVYWYSKFTSPDYYQYGESKMDWFGTLFSLTTTAILGFAKGGPVGSAMTVGYSLVSNPTMLSPVTYVKTGVLDVPSSPDWSSVDGFLKSYAGVQNPTPISEEIHDINFPDIFIADTPVYEGKLVYGKSIAQGADSVIFHAQRANGHLSDVATDAACRADASLCSDNLQISFARASAGEDNGLMVSFSMTTADGTIYEFEGTKKAVLGSLGSKTAAFSGEGVSFSRSTKFPLQDEECHFDEIFNYAEISLLKPYYLAWGLTAIRDPQGENNITFTYTDWSLPLHFTSPDERTGESCRKQADGTQGFSETYHTVQYLKTIETPSHIAVFFTEPREDGLDLDGNSQLRLRRVSLFRKQPGKTEYTEQDIALTTYSFTYDYSLMNGTPDNPQKRGKLTLKQLTQCGAGKPASCPSLLQKIPPYNFTYFYPDAQWDVNAFDRWGYFYYNKNNQQNHNSEAWEQKADGSNVTMSIPQAWSLQNITWPTGGATIFVFESDRYKQVNNAFADSMGINLLYGIGEQKDTHFGGGIRLKEVSNCPSSLSPASECITKQYLYEDFTNNSLINFEEKTGYNSVGTSESSGIATGEPGTFESAQDSIILGSAYSTPQVQYSKVTEVIGGDDTSAPYGYTVYEFSTAKDYPNEGFYQPPIVLSHPANINWEYGFSFRRAPHKHLVIPKKFMLTGPKNHTMRFIFRYDYLGACGEWFAYWYKDYTLPSTSSCNLEDQGLACMEISIQNTHDFKYSFENAQEVYNRKCLGYGSAWCPRVQDCGNDRSCSDAEIKATPAFFFFVNGWDDLDYLCGGTWKDTIPTEPWGHDLECLDNDNKSGCDLISGWDSLPTSKRYNGDVDTSDKRGLLKRMQQYAPNGYLVGETTYTYRLDNAWMQIHRIDPQYHFPKASWIPTNETINRQEDVPARTTYIYDELTGQPEQILRYNSDGTLHETKTQFAYEAGDAYRTMRQSHLWNYPHKIETFTNGNKRTSFGKTCYDLFGGYWQPKISTRCKNVSSCDLITYGGTGDSLCTGNALFSNQLVIKYTNQYNVYGHLLQEINPRGFITRYFYSDTNQECDNQQGSPLENTYLTCIQRDDDDGITPIVTEKYGYDNWGNLISFVDANEQQTSYQYDSFGRLSNITKPEYASWSTRFMYQYQPNWIRAQHQLQNKIYEINSYYDTLGRKNATRIDNSLNDVWSEDYYDKRGLVKESVLPYYEQEGKAYAHLIGYAKDPLARKEVVVPIDEESDAYVDYTYSGNTYCGGTSSQSCSSIFDEETCIGVKNCAAMYTGIPPHFYGCAGTIAACEQQQLAWCEDAGCERKQKADNLYQVTIKDENNNNTNTFSDVFGRLVRYVDQTNASTAYGYDSQGNLLNVSMTFPLASTRLLVSEIFYDPIGNLSASGGEEEFIEIYNAGETSVSLDRWILEDKDGRDTITTARTLSPGEIFLIAENRQDFVARFGKQPDDETTIELNNQGDCVNLYTPEGNFVDGVGYEQVQNGNCQYSGWMLESESSEDDSFQRICVDLDTNQDDDWEQVNPNPFSIPARCGIAPLQSIMLSTKTYDSLSRMVGAQYRDGGIKYYSYDDNGNIQWEINAQGTNTSDHYDALDRLVTVDYLSDGNAEITYLYDNDPSCTYRSDRSGLYKSYSLGRLCKVIDDGGTTELKYDKRGRVIRKQMAVDNRQYTLDYTYDPSDNIIRLAFDDGKAQQNMTYDFDALNHLRNITIDGRQFTYAYDASENVRNLTYPHGVQSLYTYYPRNWLKSIDTKKDATSLFKRSYNYDGVGNIVDLYNDTQQLQELAQYSYDDLYRLTKVTGYRGFMPNVAYDYDALGNRGRMQEGMTPERVYEYTSNTSRLRFDGASYYSYDAAGNMITLSSFNLVANPSFEVYYRESWQGAGAAIANWKTTGWAGTESFIINSEDKTRGEASITARGLSTKNVHIYQDIDVLPRSNYTASGWVKNAGTTGNTGIGIWTVTPQGNWGTLIGSTTIPSGNNPWKRINVTFMTGQNDTRIRLSCFTFGSNGGNFSCDEIQLTPGPINALYRAEDYLYNPKNQLASVQLDTSVPRKNVYTYDYMGKRTRKIDAAGLTHYIYSGKDLLYTATYPGDLDKDICDSYTMMQCNGSCYREEYRWDDARVEEGSYNPSCCGDDSQEAWDSFVYGFSEEGTYDPRAIINNSESACCDTYRDCILGGSCYASGKGYTVNLSQYGTGNDTQTFCRDSGIWYDCDYFSGDPENPTVSFCSTCNTSFRWLTSGTTNVGEYSAKGNWGCCGDDPQEYIICNALECGCCNDQTMRLNSNGQCIKLVIVNETIAYYDPKGNQRLEERFYAK, from the coding sequence TTGGTAACACCAGCAGCTGCAATAACTGAGCCAGAGCCAGCATCCTTTTCTCCTTATGATGATTACATCACGTATGATCTTTCTACTGGCGATGTTGGCATTCGCATTCCACTGGTTACTGTTCCCGGAAGAAATGGCCTTGATTTTCCGGTGATTCTTGAATATAATGCCGGGATAAGCGTTATGCAAGACGCCTCGTGGGTTGGTCTTGGTTGGAAACTCGACACAGGAAGTATTGAAAGAACAACAAGCGCTATCCCGGATGACTATGATAGTGCAACGCATGGTAATAATGTCTATTGGTACAGCAAGTTCACCAGTCCTGATTATTACCAGTATGGTGAAAGCAAAATGGACTGGTTTGGAACATTGTTTAGTTTAACGACAACTGCAATACTCGGGTTTGCAAAAGGTGGTCCTGTAGGAAGTGCCATGACGGTAGGTTATTCGCTCGTAAGCAACCCAACCATGTTGAGTCCGGTAACCTATGTCAAGACCGGCGTTCTTGATGTTCCCTCTTCTCCTGACTGGAGTTCGGTGGATGGATTCTTGAAAAGTTATGCAGGAGTGCAGAATCCCACACCTATTTCAGAAGAGATCCACGATATTAATTTTCCTGATATTTTTATAGCAGATACTCCAGTCTATGAAGGAAAACTCGTCTATGGAAAATCCATTGCACAAGGTGCAGATTCAGTTATTTTTCATGCACAACGTGCAAATGGTCATCTCAGCGATGTAGCTACCGATGCTGCCTGTCGTGCAGATGCCTCTTTATGTAGTGATAATCTCCAGATTTCTTTTGCCCGAGCATCTGCTGGAGAAGATAATGGCTTAATGGTTTCTTTTTCCATGACAACAGCCGATGGCACAATCTACGAGTTTGAGGGAACAAAAAAAGCAGTTCTCGGATCGCTTGGTTCTAAAACTGCTGCATTCTCTGGCGAGGGGGTTTCTTTTTCCCGATCAACAAAATTTCCTCTGCAGGATGAGGAATGTCATTTTGATGAAATTTTCAATTATGCAGAGATTTCCCTCCTGAAGCCATACTATCTTGCCTGGGGTCTTACAGCGATTCGTGATCCACAAGGGGAAAATAACATTACCTTTACATACACAGACTGGTCTCTTCCCTTGCATTTTACCTCTCCTGATGAACGAACCGGAGAATCATGTCGCAAGCAGGCTGATGGCACTCAAGGTTTTAGTGAGACCTACCATACGGTACAATACCTTAAAACCATTGAAACACCTAGCCATATTGCGGTGTTCTTTACCGAACCCCGAGAAGATGGTCTTGATCTCGATGGAAATAGCCAGCTACGTTTACGAAGAGTAAGCCTCTTCCGTAAGCAGCCGGGAAAAACAGAGTACACTGAACAAGACATAGCGCTTACCACCTATTCCTTTACCTACGATTATTCCCTCATGAACGGAACTCCGGATAACCCACAGAAGAGAGGAAAACTAACACTCAAACAACTAACCCAATGTGGTGCAGGAAAACCTGCCTCATGCCCAAGTCTGCTGCAAAAAATTCCTCCTTACAATTTTACCTACTTCTATCCAGATGCCCAATGGGATGTTAACGCCTTTGACCGATGGGGATATTTTTACTACAACAAGAATAATCAGCAGAATCATAACAGCGAAGCATGGGAACAAAAGGCAGACGGTAGTAACGTAACGATGTCAATTCCCCAAGCATGGTCGTTGCAGAACATCACCTGGCCGACCGGTGGAGCAACGATCTTTGTCTTTGAAAGTGACCGCTACAAGCAAGTGAATAATGCTTTTGCCGATAGCATGGGAATAAACCTACTTTATGGAATCGGTGAGCAAAAAGATACTCATTTTGGCGGTGGCATTCGATTGAAAGAGGTAAGCAATTGTCCATCATCCCTTTCTCCTGCATCAGAATGTATAACGAAGCAGTATCTCTATGAAGACTTTACAAATAATAGCCTGATTAACTTTGAAGAAAAAACTGGATACAATAGCGTGGGGACTTCTGAAAGTAGTGGCATTGCAACTGGTGAACCTGGAACGTTTGAATCTGCACAAGACAGTATCATCCTTGGATCTGCATACAGTACGCCACAAGTGCAATACAGCAAAGTGACCGAAGTCATCGGAGGAGATGACACCTCTGCGCCTTATGGCTACACCGTGTATGAATTCAGCACAGCAAAAGATTACCCCAATGAAGGATTTTATCAGCCACCCATTGTGCTCAGTCATCCAGCAAATATAAATTGGGAATACGGTTTTTCTTTTCGGCGAGCCCCACATAAGCATCTGGTTATTCCAAAGAAGTTTATGTTAACCGGACCAAAGAATCACACCATGAGATTTATTTTTAGATATGATTACTTAGGAGCATGCGGAGAATGGTTTGCCTACTGGTACAAAGATTATACGCTACCATCGACAAGCAGCTGTAATCTCGAGGATCAGGGTTTGGCGTGCATGGAGATCTCTATTCAAAATACCCACGACTTCAAATACAGCTTTGAAAATGCCCAAGAAGTCTACAATCGAAAGTGCTTAGGATATGGTAGTGCTTGGTGCCCTCGGGTGCAGGATTGTGGCAATGACCGTTCCTGTAGCGATGCTGAAATTAAAGCTACTCCCGCATTTTTCTTCTTTGTGAATGGATGGGATGATTTAGATTATCTCTGTGGCGGTACCTGGAAGGACACTATTCCTACTGAACCATGGGGCCATGACCTTGAATGTCTGGACAATGACAACAAAAGTGGCTGTGATCTGATTTCAGGATGGGATTCACTTCCCACAAGCAAACGCTATAATGGAGACGTTGATACTAGCGATAAACGAGGGTTATTAAAACGTATGCAGCAGTATGCACCAAATGGATATCTCGTTGGAGAAACAACCTACACCTACCGTCTCGACAATGCATGGATGCAGATCCATCGTATTGATCCGCAGTACCATTTTCCGAAGGCCTCATGGATCCCAACCAATGAAACCATCAATCGTCAAGAGGATGTTCCTGCACGTACGACATACATCTATGATGAATTAACCGGGCAGCCTGAACAGATTCTCCGTTACAATTCAGATGGAACCCTCCACGAAACAAAAACGCAATTCGCTTATGAGGCAGGAGATGCTTATCGAACAATGCGACAGAGCCATCTCTGGAACTATCCCCATAAAATCGAAACATTCACCAATGGCAATAAACGGACAAGCTTTGGAAAAACCTGCTATGATCTTTTTGGTGGCTATTGGCAACCAAAGATTTCTACTCGTTGCAAGAATGTAAGCAGCTGTGATCTTATTACCTATGGAGGAACCGGAGATAGTCTTTGCACGGGCAATGCGTTGTTCAGCAACCAACTGGTGATCAAATACACCAACCAGTATAATGTCTACGGGCATCTGCTCCAAGAGATTAACCCAAGAGGGTTTATCACACGATACTTTTACAGTGACACGAATCAGGAATGTGACAATCAGCAAGGAAGTCCATTGGAGAATACCTATCTTACCTGCATCCAAAGAGACGATGATGATGGGATAACACCAATAGTAACCGAAAAATACGGCTACGACAATTGGGGTAACCTGATTTCTTTCGTAGATGCCAATGAACAACAAACAAGCTATCAATACGATTCTTTTGGCCGACTCAGTAACATAACTAAACCAGAGTATGCTTCATGGTCAACACGATTCATGTACCAATATCAACCAAATTGGATACGGGCTCAGCACCAGTTGCAGAACAAAATCTATGAGATCAATAGTTATTATGATACGCTTGGAAGAAAGAATGCTACACGAATTGACAACAGTCTTAATGATGTGTGGTCTGAGGATTATTATGATAAACGTGGGCTCGTCAAAGAATCAGTACTGCCGTATTATGAGCAGGAAGGAAAAGCATATGCACATCTGATTGGTTATGCCAAAGACCCCTTAGCACGGAAGGAAGTTGTGGTTCCTATCGATGAGGAAAGTGACGCTTATGTTGATTATACCTATAGTGGCAATACCTACTGTGGGGGAACTTCATCGCAATCATGCAGCTCAATTTTTGACGAAGAAACCTGCATTGGTGTAAAAAACTGTGCAGCGATGTATACTGGAATTCCTCCACACTTTTATGGATGTGCAGGAACAATTGCAGCCTGTGAACAGCAACAGCTGGCATGGTGTGAGGATGCAGGATGTGAGCGTAAACAAAAGGCGGATAACTTGTACCAAGTCACGATCAAGGATGAAAATAATAACAACACGAACACTTTTTCTGATGTGTTTGGTCGTTTAGTACGCTATGTCGATCAGACAAATGCCTCCACTGCCTATGGCTATGATAGTCAAGGAAATCTTCTCAATGTCAGCATGACTTTTCCTTTAGCTTCGACACGATTGCTCGTAAGTGAAATATTCTATGATCCGATAGGGAATCTAAGCGCCTCAGGAGGAGAGGAGGAATTTATAGAGATCTATAATGCAGGTGAGACTTCTGTAAGTCTAGATCGGTGGATTCTTGAGGATAAAGATGGACGAGATACGATTACAACTGCACGAACACTGTCTCCTGGAGAGATATTTCTCATTGCCGAGAACCGTCAGGATTTTGTTGCACGGTTTGGGAAGCAACCCGATGATGAGACAACCATCGAGCTGAATAATCAAGGTGATTGTGTTAATCTGTATACACCAGAAGGAAATTTTGTTGATGGTGTAGGTTATGAGCAGGTGCAGAATGGAAATTGCCAGTATAGCGGATGGATGCTTGAAAGCGAAAGCTCCGAGGATGATTCGTTTCAAAGAATTTGTGTTGATCTGGATACCAACCAAGATGATGATTGGGAACAGGTAAATCCAAATCCCTTTAGCATTCCTGCTCGGTGTGGTATTGCTCCCCTACAGAGCATCATGTTATCAACAAAGACGTACGACAGTCTTTCGCGAATGGTTGGAGCACAGTACCGTGATGGTGGAATAAAGTATTATAGCTACGATGACAATGGAAATATCCAGTGGGAAATAAATGCACAGGGTACGAACACCTCCGATCATTATGATGCCCTTGATAGGCTAGTTACGGTTGATTACTTAAGCGACGGAAATGCAGAAATAACCTACCTCTATGATAATGATCCTTCCTGTACCTATCGAAGCGACCGCTCGGGATTATACAAATCATATTCCTTGGGAAGATTGTGCAAGGTCATCGATGATGGAGGAACCACTGAACTCAAATATGATAAACGGGGAAGAGTTATTCGAAAACAAATGGCCGTTGATAATCGGCAGTATACCCTCGACTATACCTATGATCCATCAGATAACATCATACGTCTGGCTTTCGATGACGGAAAAGCGCAACAGAATATGACGTATGATTTTGATGCGTTGAACCATCTCAGGAACATAACCATTGATGGACGTCAATTCACCTATGCCTACGATGCATCAGAAAATGTTCGTAATCTTACCTATCCTCATGGTGTACAGAGCCTTTACACCTACTATCCACGCAATTGGCTCAAGAGCATTGATACGAAAAAAGACGCCACTTCACTCTTCAAGCGATCCTACAACTACGATGGTGTTGGGAACATTGTTGACTTGTACAATGATACACAACAGCTCCAAGAGCTTGCACAGTACAGCTACGACGATCTTTATCGATTAACTAAAGTAACCGGCTACCGTGGATTTATGCCTAATGTGGCCTATGATTACGATGCGCTGGGAAATAGAGGGAGGATGCAGGAAGGTATGACGCCAGAACGAGTCTATGAATATACCAGTAATACAAGCCGCCTTCGCTTTGATGGTGCAAGCTACTACAGTTATGATGCAGCAGGTAACATGATCACCCTTAGTTCCTTTAATCTCGTTGCAAATCCGAGTTTTGAAGTGTACTACAGAGAATCATGGCAAGGTGCTGGAGCAGCAATTGCTAACTGGAAAACAACGGGCTGGGCAGGAACAGAATCGTTTATCATAAATAGTGAGGATAAAACACGCGGTGAGGCAAGCATAACTGCACGTGGACTTAGTACGAAAAACGTCCATATTTATCAAGATATTGATGTCCTGCCTCGCTCGAACTACACCGCGAGCGGGTGGGTAAAAAATGCAGGAACAACAGGAAATACCGGGATAGGAATATGGACCGTCACTCCCCAAGGAAACTGGGGAACGTTGATTGGTTCTACAACCATTCCCTCAGGAAATAATCCATGGAAACGGATAAATGTTACTTTTATGACCGGACAGAATGATACACGGATACGCTTGAGTTGTTTTACCTTCGGAAGCAATGGAGGAAACTTCTCCTGTGATGAAATCCAACTAACTCCCGGACCAATAAATGCACTCTATCGTGCAGAGGATTATCTCTATAACCCTAAAAACCAACTAGCGAGCGTGCAACTTGACACCAGTGTTCCACGAAAAAACGTGTATACGTACGACTACATGGGGAAAAGAACTCGTAAAATTGACGCTGCTGGACTGACTCACTACATCTATTCAGGAAAGGACCTATTATACACGGCAACCTATCCTGGGGATCTTGATAAGGACATCTGTGACAGCTATACCATGATGCAGTGTAATGGCAGCTGTTATCGAGAAGAATATCGGTGGGATGATGCTCGTGTTGAAGAAGGATCATACAATCCCTCATGTTGTGGTGATGATAGTCAAGAGGCATGGGACTCTTTTGTCTATGGCTTTTCCGAGGAAGGAACCTACGATCCGCGAGCAATCATTAATAATTCCGAGAGTGCCTGCTGTGATACCTACCGTGATTGCATTCTTGGTGGATCATGCTATGCCTCAGGTAAGGGTTATACCGTAAACCTCTCTCAATATGGGACAGGTAATGATACACAAACATTCTGCCGTGATTCCGGCATATGGTACGACTGTGATTACTTTAGTGGCGATCCTGAAAATCCAACAGTAAGTTTCTGTTCTACGTGCAATACTTCATTCAGGTGGCTAACGAGTGGTACTACCAATGTTGGTGAATATAGCGCTAAGGGAAATTGGGGTTGTTGTGGTGATGATCCTCAAGAGTATATTATCTGTAATGCTCTAGAATGTGGATGCTGTAATGACCAAACAATGCGTCTCAATAGCAATGGTCAATGCATCAAGTTGGTCATTGTCAATGAAACAATAGCCTACTATGATCCAAAGGGTAACCAAAGATTAGAGGAAAGGTTCTATGCGAAGTAA